A segment of the Paramisgurnus dabryanus chromosome 5, PD_genome_1.1, whole genome shotgun sequence genome:
TTAATAATACAAATTTCAAGAATAATGTAGGAAAAATGTAGGATAATGTACTAGAAAATCCAATCACTAATATAGTGAATCAAACATGTGTATGTGCGCTAGATGTTGGGATGAAACATGCTACATTTTGCTACATTTGCTACAATGTGGGGCATCTTAACATACTAAACAAAGATTTATAAAGTGGTAAGAGATTGACCACATAAATACTATAGTACAAAAAATAGTGATCGATGAAAAGTCCTTGTGTAGGTAAAAAATAACAGTTTGAATGTGCGTGAATAGTCTGTGTACCTTTCCTTCTTGCCGGTAACAAGCTACTGTTGTGAAGGTGAGAAGGTAGGCAAGATAAACAATAAAGTTGACCAAGAAAATCCGTTGAGCATATCTATCCCACTTCTCTTCAAGGAGTTTATTAAGGGGCTCAATATGAAGCATCTCAAGACGGTTCTGAAATGAGATTATTATATGAAGTTATcaaaaaaactacttaaagggacactccaattttttttgaaaatatgctcattttccaggtcccctagagttaaacatttgatttttaccgttttggaatccattcagccgatcttcgggtctggcagtaccacttttagcatagcttagcataatccattgaatctgattagaccattagcaatgcgctcaaaaataaccaaatagtttCTATATTttccttattaaaacataactcttctgtagttacatcgtgtactaagaccgacggaaaattaaaagttgttattttctaggccaatatggctaggaactatactctcatttcaGCGTAATAATCAGGGACTTACCAGGGCTGCAGCAGGctcaatgatattacgcagtgaccattttcaggcactgcgtaatattattacaccttcaacagccatggtacggcaacaaagtccttgattattacgccaaaatgagagtatagtcttAGAGTCTTAGTTCACGATGtgtacagaagagtcaagtattaaataggaaaaatattgcaACTCTttaggcgcgatgctaatggtctaatcagattcaatggattatgctaagctatgctaaaagtggtagcgccagacccgaagatcagaatggattccaaaacagtaaaattcaaatgtttaactccagggagctggaaaataaacttattttaaagtgtccctttaatccaGATCAATACAGCTTTacattttttgaatttttttataattttagttactttttaaatacaatatttttaattatagtCATTTGTCCTCTCACAGGAATCTCGCTGCCGTAAACAACAATCTCCAGCACAGAGTTCTTCTCGTAGCTGTCCAGGGAGTCGAGATCATAAAGTGAGGAGCAAACTGGACCATATGCCCACTCCGTGATCTTTCGAGAGAGCTGCCTGCAATCTTTAAACTCTCGCTGCACTATGTGCTTAAACAGCTGGTGAACAAAAGAAAAAGATCAGGATCAGAATGTTTACATATGTTTGAGTAACATTATTAGGCAGTAGAGATGCACAATTTGTATTTTTGCAGATATGCAATATGGCGATAATGTCAACACATTTAGCCGATAGGCGATGCCGATATAAGCAAGCAAAAACTCTGTCTTATTTTGTTTCAAAGTTCCTgaggatttttttgttttaagaaTAATATCACAGACATCAGCAGGTATACTGTGTCACTTGCACTGATCCAGAGccgtttgtccgtttagggctgcTATAGAAACATGACCCTGACTTTCATGTGAGGGGACtcgtggtgtatgtagataaaacggctcattctaaggtaataaaaacaatacagttcattatgtaaggtctttatacaccactgataatatagttatgtagattatgTTACAtttcccacattgcacctttaagcacAATATGAAAAAAGAGGAAAATGAGAACTTTACTACTCATGAGGTCAATGACAGCCTCTGGGTATGTGTGCTCAAATGTCAGAGGAACAGTGTGTGAGTGAAATTGCTTATAGGTTTCAACTGGAAAAGCCTTAAGATGCATTCAAATAACAAACTTTAATGACTGTAATCCTGTATACAAGCAATATATGCTGTTCAATTGGAGATGTGAGGGTGTCAGGTTGTTGAGCAGGAAGCATGCAGCCATATTATAACATAACAAGCTGACCATGGATATATTGTATTTGTTCACAATGTAATGGGTCCGTTAAAAGGACATGGCAGTCATGATTGTCTACTCCATTTTCAATCGGAGACATACAAAATTCagctggtttcacagacaaaggTGGTCCGCATGCAGGGTGCTCCTGCACCCAAAATGCACAAGCATAGCTCTGCGCCACTGAAGATAAAAATATTTGCACAAAATGCTCCACAAAACACTTTTACTGCACAAGAAAAGCCGTGTTAAATGCTCATAATCATCtacctttttgaacttgatttggcttgtcgtgttaatttagcctattcagcctcccaggtatgttttgtatgctattgtgtattgtgtaaataactgtttatgttactttaacatggacacgtattcagcctgctgttctgtgctatttTTTATTGAATAACTTGCTTTTCCAgatgaaatgtctgtttttcggcttggattttgtgaaatcattttctaaataaacacgaCGTATATTCCAgtgtgacttatatatgtttttctctcttcaaaatgcatttttgactgatgtgaCTTTATAGTCCAGACgacttatagtctggaaaatacAGTAATCCATCAATTCCAACAGCATTAACTAATATTCAGAAGATAGCCTACAtagaaataaacacaaataatgaCTTTGAATTGTGGCTGGATGACTATGATTTGGAAACTGTTGTCTGATATGATGTTTTTGGCTGATCACTAGGGAAGTAACATCTGAAGTCATGTGCGAAATAATCATCCATCCACAATCAGGAACAGAACTGCTGTATGTTTAAATGGTTCATGGATAAATAACTGCTTCCTATGAATCATTGTCTCAACCCTACTGAAAAacccagctaagaccagcataaggtGGTGAGCTGGTTTTTGCTGGTCTCCTAGCTTGGTTTTAGCTATTGCTGCTGTAGCAAGCAGGCTagttgtgttttggtcactttttaagctggtctagctggacttagctggtcaggctggaagaccagctaaCCCACAAGCTTgtccagctttgccaggctggaaggaccagcttaaaccagctaccagcttatgctggtcttagcttgATTTTTTAGTAGGAAATACAGCATTATATTCTGAAACGTTAAAAAATTACTAAATATCCTACCAGGAATGCACAACTTTTCCAAGCAAATGATTTATCCTTACCCCAAATTTTCCGGTCTTGGCTGCTAGTTTGATCGATGTCAGTCCCTGATTGTTTTCGATTTCCTCCAGCTTTGTCTTAGGGTGGAGTTGAGCGACTTTCCTTAAGATGTGGTCATACATGGCAATGACAAACTCTGTGTTCTCGTTGCTGTTATCTGCTATGGCTACTAGAGCGTGAAGCACCATGTTTCCATGCGAATCCTTTTTAGTGACATCCACTGGCTGATATGGGTTTTCCATCAGGAAATCCACAATGTCTGTCTGATTAGTACAAGCGGCCAGTGACAACGGCAACTCACCTGGTCATAAATTATGCAGAAGATACAGGTAGAGATACAACAAAATTGAATATTGTCAATGAGTTTATAGAGTTAATGCATCAAAATGCAGCATTTcaatgtttttaaccaaaagtATCCAATGCCTGTTGACAATTTACTAACATGATGGTTACAAAAAGACCTACCAAAATAGAAGCACATCCCTTCACTGGGCTGAAAGAATTTCCCACAGGCCATAGCGTGGACATCTGCACCTTTCTTAACCAGCATATGTACAAACTTTGCACTCCTCCTTTCAATGGCAACATGTAGAGCTGTCTGACCTGTGACACGCAGATCAGTCTTTAACATTGCATGCATgacattttcaatatttttttatataaaacccTGCTTATAATGAGCTAATTTGAAATGAAGCTATGGGTCTGACCTTTGTAGAAACTGTCTGTGTATGCAGCATTGAGGAAATTCGTCAAATCTCCCATCTTCTCTGCAATGTCCAGCAGATATTCAATAGTGTCATTTTCACCATCCTTCAAGTTTAAAAGAGCTTTGTGCAAGGCTGTCTTTCCATTGGGCTTATCTAGAAGAAGAGATCAAATGATCAGTTAAATTTCAGTCTCTTATGTtgtcttttaatttattttattataaacccaTAAGGCATTTTTACATTGGGAGTCTGAGAGATGTTTCATGCTTTTGTGCAGGTACTCATGTAAACCCTGCAGTTTAGAGACATCACCACTGGAAACGGCCTCAAACAGCTTCTTGACCGTAAAGGCCTCAGTGTCTTGTCCTGGTTCCTCTTTCACATTTCTAATTCCCCTGTGTGCAGAAATTAACCCTTAATGTTCAGAAACAACTACCAGAGGATCCGCTGAGAGCATGCTGACACATCAGTTTGTCACACACAATCTAGTTGTGCTTTAATAAAAGATAGCAGGGATAACTGTAACAAGTTCACAGTGGTACATATTGGCTACATTCTCCCAAAATATTGTTGTAAATACTTGATGCAAAATTTCAAAGGGATATTCTGAATAAATGATCTCTACTAACGATGAGTTACACTCACTTGTCAAAGTTTAAGTTGAATTTAATTTTCGGTGTGTCGTCCACTACATCTTCTTGCAAATATGTGTCCATGGGcatcttttcttttttcttcacTTTTTTTGACCTCTCTTCATTCGTCCTGTCATCCGTCTCCAGGGTGAAAGATGTGGGGCTGCTGTCGTTTGATTTACTCATAGTGAAGTCTTCGTAGTCTCACAGCTGTAGTCAAAGCTAAAAGCTGGATGAAAAAATACAAGTTTTATACAAATAAGGTCCTTCAAGATGAAAGATTATTGAAAAGTGATTAGCCATGATCCTTTAAGACAAAGAAAACCAATCTAACAGAATAAAAACCTGCATTTATTCACAAGATAAACTTAAAGCAGAGGCCTTTGAAAACCAAACAAATTCATAATGAAGGATTAGCAAACAAATGATAATGTTTAGTCCATACAACTCTGAGTGAGGCGACACAAATTTCAATCTAAAAACAAACAgcgctaaatagcactaaaagtggttcactggctcgtaatcataggggaaccattttaagtgtcATTTGGCACCTATGTAGTACCTGTGTAGAgccatattgtgctatatagaaccatatatCTTCCATAGTGGCACCATAGTGACCCccatatggttcttcataggtggtttatcatattaaaaaaaagggctatttagcaccatttttttgagtgtatacAGGCTGTTGCTAACTGAATAATGCATATATTTTCATGCTGTTATGCTATACAACCAATGGATCCTGATTGTCCTATTTCAGACCACATGCATGGAACatattaacctcctaagacccgagcttttcagatttcttccagctattttggggttaggatgaatcaataaatataataaccaaatatttttctttgaacatgaagcagtgttaTTGTCCACgtttccagttacacagaatttagtgttatggtgcaaacaacaaaaaaatgtcatGTCCACGTATGTGGACACACCACGTCTTGTAAGATTAAAACTGGTACTCTCTGCAAATGGGTTCAAATACAATTACATTCTCTAATGTAGGAAGGACCGATCGCATTAGATCATTTCTGGAAAATCATGAAGTATAGGCTCAAAACCACACAAGATTTGTGACTTTTAAGAGAAAGCCGTAAGGAACGTTTTGATTTTCTTTGgttttgtaagaaaaaaatgtgcataGGAAACAATCCATGTGATGTATCTTGTGACATTTTACTACGTACCTCTCACAATGCTGGTTCTGTATTTTATAAGCTTGCTTTAACATAAAACTATTTCTTAAAAGATAATATGACcacattttttgcttttataaGCCATTTTAACATTCTAACACCATTCAGGCTTTCATGTTATTTTGCTAACTTCTGTTCCTCTGGATCATCACATTGTGTCTTGTGAGTCAGTGACAGGAAGTCAAAGTATCAAATGGCATGCGAATCTAGTTTCAGTATTATAAATGGTTTAGGCCTATTTTTACTTTATAGCCACATAAAACCAAATGCCTATAATAGAATTGTTGTTATGGTTATAATAACATTCAGTCTTATATCATAATCGATGTAACAAGAGTATCAATGCAACGTATACACCATTTTATATTCTTATGTCTATCTTTaaatatcaaatatttttttagaatCATATAAATGCTTATGTAAAAgcaaatatgtaaaaaatcCAAGACACAACAGATTAAGAAAGGTGGGGCAGCTCAAGCTGCAAGATTTAAACCAGCTGAATTACTGATGTCACTTTATGTTGTTTCATACTATAATATAATCCCATCAAAGTAATGCTTTACATTAATCTCATCAGAAAAGTCTACTATCAGTGAATTAGCCGTCTGGAAAGATGCTGTTTGCTAATGCATTGGTATTCGCACTTTTACAAATATTGCCACTTTACCTCTCTGTAAATTGAGATGCCATTACATCACAGCAAAAACAACATTACAAACACTGCATTAGGCTATAACGCAGCTTTAAAAGGCTTTACAACATTAAGAGATGTACTGATCCAGCATCTCAGCATCATACTGATCTGGGAAATAATTCCTAGTTCACATAAGTTCacatattaaaataaagaaCTGAAAGTATTTGCCACCTCAATGTCCAAATAATGGTAAAGAAACAAAGCTGTCTGTATGTCTGCCAACATAAAATTCTGTTATGATtcactgcattaaaaaatttcaaattgaagtctttaaaatgttaaatttctattttaaaccatttaaaatATCAGAATTAAACATCAGGATTATAAGATCTACTTACCAATCAGTTTCAGGATCAATTTAAGTTTTGTAGTTTCTGTTAGACAAAGTTTCCAGATTTGTTAAAATGTTCAGGAGCTTGATACCATGAACACAGTGAGGTTGAGAGTAATAACTGTCTctgtctctcgctctctctctctctctcagagaGGAAGAGAAAGCAAGATGTTTTGAAGTTATCAAGTGCCTTAGAGAAAGGCGGGTTGTATTGATTTTTTGAGTGTGGTGTCATGTGTTTTGCCATGTTTTCAACTCTTTATTCCATGTTTATAATCATTCAATGGTACATGTGCACCAAACaatgcactcttaaaaataaaggtgcttcacaatgccataAAAGAAGCATCTTTTGTCTAAATGAAGAAAACTTTGACTAAATTGTTCTTagaggaaccaaaaatgtttttttctatggcatcactgtgTGAACAACCTtttaagcatctttatttttaaaagtgtactgTAGACTGAATGCCCAATTATGTGGCAAAAGTCTTCTAGAAATACCTTTTATCTAGTAAAACTTTTCCATAATGTTAACTAACCCAAACAAAAGTCATCTAATTATGTGCTGGAATACATATATTACATATATGCTTAAAGCAGCAGTTTGTTTTGGTTTTGTATTGTTTAGTTGAGATGTATATCTGACACACCCAGCACTCAGCTGCATTAGACAAGTAAGATTGTGGTGGTATTGAGCAATGCCATTTTCATAGCATGCATGGTTTCCTGTATGATACTAAATTATTGAAGCACAACGAGGCGGTATGCATTCACACATGCGATGCGGTttaggtgcacaaacacgcaaaatgttttcaaaacattgcATGCAGTTGTGTTTTGGTATGCATATGGTTAAGAATTTCCCATGCACCTCtttattaacatacattttaatcaatgtgaaatcaatggtTAAAATCAATggtttgatgctcattatcttaTAATTAGATTATAAGATTTTAGCCTGTTTTTCCCATGCAGGGTGACATTATTACTCTGAacattgtaaacatttttttataatttcacTCAGTCATGGAATGTAATTCTGaaatattgttaaaaaaatacagttaTAAAATACAGCAAATCACTTTATATACTGCAACAGAGATAGTTGAATGACCAGAAATAGggtaaaattttaattttgccACTTAATTATCAATTTAGCAAATGCTTGAGGTTATGGTGTCCAATGACGAAACATTAAATTTAAGGTAGCCTAATTGATTGAGCAGTTTTCCCagtaactgtaaaaaaactaaaGGTTCCTTGAAAAGATGTACTGAAAGACCACCAAACATTAAACAGTAAGTTGGCAGAAAGATTAAAAGGCTCCTTTAGGTTTTAAAAACCTGAAATGactttttaaatcaaaacaaacatcttgaaCAAGatgtcgggtacatttctttggatcCAAGACGACCTCCAGTCCTAGATCTTTTAGTTCATAAAATATAAAGATGTGTGGTCCACCttcttcaagtccaaaaaatgtgcatccattcttcacaaaagtaatccaaacagctccagggggataaacaaaggccttctgaaggTAATCAATGCGGTTTTGTCGTAGAAATAACCatatttaaagagtaactaaaccctaatcATAATGATATaatgacatttggatataaagtgtttcaatactacaatatatggtgtaaaaacgtctgagtgctgccctcttcaggttgaacagtggctactgcagttgaattttcctattggatgttgggtccaaaaaatgactcgtgacgcaagcaggttcaagctcaccacgcccttgttacgatctcaccacacacttggtacgagctaaGTTCGTCCCCGCTATCTCTGTTGGGaactgcccacttttcttgcatttttcaaatattgccagtgggcggagtcaggctctgaccaggggtttagttacgctttaaaacTTCATAAACAAAAAATGACTAGCTTCCgtaacgccgccatcttagtcaaGTCCTCATTTAGATGAGAGTGTACACATTTGTCATACGTCATTAAAGGGACAACTCcactttaataaaacaaatatgctcattttccagctccccttgagttaaacatttgatttttaccgttttttaatccattcagccgatctccgggtctggcggtggcacttttagcatagcttagcataatccattggatctgattagaccattagcatcgcaatAAAAAATAACCTGTATTTTCTGCATttctcctatttaaaacttgactcttctgtagttacattgtgtactaagaccgacggaaaatgaaaagttgcgattttctaggcagatttgACTAGGAActgtactctcattctggcgtaataatcaaggactttgctgctgtatcatggctgcagcaggcgtagtgatattacgcactgcctgaaaaaagttcccttggttactttcaatagcaggcgctgcgtaataaaatccgcctagaaaatcgcaacttttacatttctgttggtcttagtacatgatataactacacaagagtcaagttttatataggaaacatatcaaaactctttggttatttttttgtgcaatgctaatggtctaatcagattcaatagattatgctaagctatgttaaaagtggtaccgctgatctgctgaatggattccaaaacggtaaaaatcaaatgtttaactgtaggGGAGGTGGAAAAAaagcatattttgaaaaaagtggagtgtccctttcagaaaagtgcgtacactacgctcatactctctcctgaatgcggacgcaacTAAGATgacaaactatccctttaaaatgtatttgtaaagcGCTAGTTGTTAGCTAGTATAAATTATAGTGGTATTAACTATAGGGTATattatatacagtcttgttcaaaataatagcagtacaatgtgactaaccagaataatcaaggtttttagtatattttttattgctacgtggcaaacaagttaccagtaggttcagtagattctcagaaaacaaatgagacccagcattcatgatatgcacgctcttaaggctgtgcaattgggcaattagttgaattagttgaaaggggtgtgttcaaaaaaatagcagtgtggcattcaatcactgaggtcatcaattttgtgaagaaacaggtgtgaatcaggtggcccctatttaataggatgaagccaacacttgttgaacatgcatttgaaagctgaggaaaatgggtcgttcaagacattgttcagaagaacagcgtactttgattaaaaagttgattggagaggggaaaacctataaagaggtgcaaaaaaggataggctgttcagctaaaatgatctccaatgcattaaatggagagcaaaaccagagagacgtggaagaaaacggaagacaaccatcaaaatggatagaagaataaccagaatggcaaaggctcagccaatgatcacctccaggatgatcaaagacagtctggagttacctgtaagtactgtgacagttagaagacgtctgtgtgaagctaatctattttcaagaatcccccgcaaagtccctctgttaaaaaaaaggcatgtgcagaagaggttacaatttgccaaagaacacatcaactggcctaaagagaaatggaggaacattttgtggactgatgagagtaaaattgttctttttgggtccaagggccacacgcagtttgtgagacgacccccaaactctgaattcaagccacagtgaagacagtgaagcatggagcatgatatgggcatgtttctcctactatggtgttgggcctatttatcgcataccagggatcatggatcagtttgcatatgttaaaatacttgaagaggtcatgttgccctatgctgaagaggacatgcccttgaaatggttgtttcaacaagacaatgacccaaaacacactagtaaatgggcaaagtcttggttccaaaccaacaaaattaatgttatggagtggccagcccaatctccagatcttaatccaattgagaacttgtggggtgatatcaaaaatgctgtttctgaagcaaaaccaagaaatgtgaatgaattgttaaagaatcatggagtggaataacagctgagaggtgccacaagttggttgactccatgccacacagatgtcaagcagttttaaaaaactgtggtcatacaactaaatattttcatagtttagtgattcacaggattgctaaatcccagaaaaaaaaatgtttgtacaaaatagttttgagtttgtacagtcaaaggtagacactgctatttttttgaacacacccctttcaactaataccccaattgcacagccttaagagcgtgcatatcatgaatgctgggtctcatttgttttctgagaatctactgaacctactggtaacttgtttgccacgtagcaataaaaaatatactaaaaaccttgattattctggttagtcacattgtactgctattattttgaacaagactgtatgtcaTATTTGACATTTTTCTGTGATAACCCAGAGCTGATCTTAAGGGAGAATTTAGCCTTCTTTCCTTGTATCCAACCAATAAACAGTAAATAAGCTTGTAAATGGCCAAATATCTTTGAAACTATCTTTACATCCCAGCTGCATGGTGTCTCTTCTATATTTGATCATTGAACACCATGGCAACCCCAACAGCTGAGTCCACATCTTTTCCGTAGACTACAGGTAACGGAAATACTGCTTCAACTTCCTGTTGCAGAACAGTATTACACGATAGAGCACTGCCACTACCAATAATTCTCTTCACACCTGCAGCCTGTAGACTTTGAAGGGGCATCATATTGGCCAAGTTCTGAATAATGCCCCTGCACACTGCCCGAGTCACGTGACCCAGTGAGAGGTTATTGGGTGAGATTTGACAGACACTAGCGAGGGCGGTGGGGTCATGCCGTTCTCCTAACAGTGTCGGGGAGACAACTAGGTCAGTTTTAGGTTGTGTCAGGGCAGACTGGATCAGCTGGGAGTAGATTGTGGACTCACTCACTTCTAATCCTATGAGATTAAATGGTAAATATatgagaagtataaacataAGAACCAATGATCTGTGAAAACATGCAATAACAAAAGGAAACAATACTTCAAGATATCAAGACTTTAGTTTTCTATATTAGTATGACTAAAAAAACAgatgataaaaaattattaaatgatgATTTAAACATTGTTGATTTACCAAATTCCTTCATCCATGATCCCAACATTCTGACAAATGTTGCCATGGCATTGCCTCCATTAAGAGACGCAGCCACTGCCAGATGAGATCCGTTGAAGTACGGGAAATAAGCAACAGAGGAGAGGGGGTCTGGAGAGCTCGGTGGGCAGAACTCAGCAGGCATAGCGAACGTTAGCTGGGCTGAGGTGCTCATATTGAGAACTGTTGATTAAGCATGACGCTTTATTATTCATCTGTGCATGTATGTACACAATGTGAAAATTATTGTGTGATAAACTGTACACAACACTGACACATGCCAAGTCATTTTcgttttaaaaacacatcaagaTTATCAAGAATTCTTCTTGTGAAATACATCAGGTTACACAAAAACAGATAAACtctgagaatttttttatttttgagccaattttagttttaattttGACACTTAAGTAAATTAAGCCTAAGCCATTCAAATTCTACAGTCGTCTTTATTCCATATCCTGTTTTTATGTGAGAAATGTTGCACAAAATTCTCTCTTATATACAGTCCATAAGACAGATGCTATCTCTTATGTCCTCGGGAGAGGTCAATGAAATCTTCAAATTGATTTCAAAAAGATTTTCAAATGCTATTAGTGAAAGCATCTCCACCTGGAGGTCAAACTGGTAAATACATACAGATGAGTATACTATGATTGT
Coding sequences within it:
- the LOC135748794 gene encoding transient receptor potential cation channel subfamily V member 1-like, producing MSKSNDSSPTSFTLETDDRTNEERSKKVKKKEKMPMDTYLQEDVVDDTPKIKFNLNFDKGIRNVKEEPGQDTEAFTVKKLFEAVSSGDVSKLQGLHEYLHKSMKHLSDSQYKPNGKTALHKALLNLKDGENDTIEYLLDIAEKMGDLTNFLNAAYTDSFYKGQTALHVAIERRSAKFVHMLVKKGADVHAMACGKFFQPSEGMCFYFGELPLSLAACTNQTDIVDFLMENPYQPVDVTKKDSHGNMVLHALVAIADNSNENTEFVIAMYDHILRKVAQLHPKTKLEEIENNQGLTSIKLAAKTGKFGLFKHIVQREFKDCRQLSRKITEWAYGPVCSSLYDLDSLDSYEKNSVLEIVVYGSEIPNRLEMLHIEPLNKLLEEKWDRYAQRIFLVNFIVYLAYLLTFTTVACYRQEGKPPFKYDKETHHLFLIGHMISAIGALYFFFRGLLDLIRKRQRFQCLVIDGYADQLFFLQALLFIVCAVLYFCGQGEYLAFLVLSLALSWINLLYFSRGSKFMGIYSVMIQKMILGEIRRFVVVYMVFLIGFTTAVVTLLRGKPNKPVNATGDCLTPEFDNVYRTILELFKFAIGMGDLEFTDQYEYQTVFYVLLILYIVLTYILLLNMLIALMNKSVEDTHKESTSIWKLQRAMSTLDMECFFPRYLKERLRSGEEKDLGDGLESDRRWCFSVEEVNWNQWNRNLSIINEDPGSLCTSGPSPSNPKRDISRLGLLPAFSKRWTQRIQRTQPSDAQELSPLAEVSTSAI